The Lycium ferocissimum isolate CSIRO_LF1 chromosome 10, AGI_CSIRO_Lferr_CH_V1, whole genome shotgun sequence genome window below encodes:
- the LOC132033881 gene encoding uncharacterized protein At4g08330, chloroplastic-like: METSSGYLNYHQNLSFGSSRRDVSYSCGSCGYELNLNSSSRNTASIGSKYGKSIKKGMISFLSIDESRFTQVDEFKCVPFFFSKRSWGLFQRRTKLQCRKCGNDIGIAYDDSASSYPLVADASDTASGSETTTHRKYDIKIRSLQPSSSASGTPLPSDI; this comes from the exons atggaaACATCAAGTGGGTATCTGAATTATCATCAAAATCTCTCTTTTGGTTCTTCTAGAAGAGATGTCTCTTACAG CTGTGGCAGTTGTGGATATGAGCTAAACCTTAACTCATCTAGTCGAAATACTGCTTCCATTGGTTCCAAGTACGGAAAATCCATTAAGAAAGGGATGATCTCCTTCTTGTCCATTGACGAGAGCAGATTTACTCAGGTCGATGAATTCAAGTGTGTGCCGTTCTTTTTCTCCAAACGTTCTTGGGGATTGTTCCAGCGGCGAACAAAACTTCAGTGCAGAAAATGTGGTAATGATATTGGAATTGCTTATGATGATAGTGCTTCTTCTTACCCACTTGTAGCCGATGCATCAGATACAGCCTCTGGCAGTGAAACAACCACTCATAGAAAATACGATATCAAAATACGCTCCTTGCAACCGTCTTCGTCAGCATCCGGTACTCCTCTCCCGAGTGATATATAA